TTATCCGCGATGCAATCTCGCAAAATCGCTAATAATAAAGTCCCGTATATAGGAAGTCGAGAAATGCCTTGAAGAACCTTGTAACGTACGTCTGATtagaattttctatcgattGGCAGACTCGTACGTACATCAGGCAACGAATAATCGTAAAATACTTCGTTGGAAATATGACATAATAACTTCATAACGCACATGGCCATGTTTGTTACAGTTGCGTGAATCACCCTGTATATCTTACAAAACACATTATATCGTCAACTTTTCTACGAGACAAACGTTCAGACGCTTCTATAGGccaacgtaatatcgaatttattgggttggcaactaagtgataaAGAATTCTCTTCGTCATTACCATTTAACGACAAAATCCGTGATCACATAGTATTTCAACTCAATAGTATTTCAACTCCTCGATTCTTTCCTTCCTACGTACATCGAAAATGGAACAAGTCCGCGTTTTCCTTACCGAAAACTTAGCTCGCTATTATTTATCTCTCGCCTAAGTTATCGTTACGCAAAGCAGAACGTTGTAGAGCATTAATCAAAGTGATACATCGTGTTTCGTACATGATATACTCGCGTGGAGCAAAAATGACATCACGTCCCGAAAAAGAGCGTTGGCAATTTCGACAGGGCAGATCGTTCGTTAGATACTCGCGAGGATTAATGATAGCAGCGATTCGGCAAGTTCATTTTCTGTAGGACCGTGCGTTGTACCGAAAATAACGGAGACCCTTGGACCGACGGAGAAAGTGTAATGCTCTTAGCGATATCCGGCTATCGATCTACTTcggaatcgatcgatcgttaccAACCCCCAGTGTTCTGCCGCGGCGTAAGCATGTACTCGCGTACGTGATCATAGATAAAGATCCACTTTCGCCATCTGCGGTAACGGGATAAAATTCGTCGTGGCGATAGCAGCAGTGACGACAGGATAAAAGCGAATCGATGAAACGAACAATTTCATTCCATCTGTTCCattatcttctttcttccattctgtttcttcgtttttcttttttactacgcgtttttttatatataaattgtctTCTCCAAACATGTTTCAGAGCAGATCAAACTTCTAACAGTTGTATACGTTTTGAATAAGAAGACGTACAGATAAGCGATTCTGATCGTAGAAATTTGTATCTCCGTCTCTCGtgtaaattatgtttttgtttggttCGAAACGAAACTCGAAGAATGCTTCGTTATTTCCaggaaatattcgaatttttatcgtgCCATCGTAAACGGCAACGGTGATAGAAATCCTAGACGTTTAAGAATTTGTAAAACCTTCGGAAGGTAAAGCGCGAATACTGAAAATCTTCGTAACGATATACCGGTTGATCTACGATTTGCCTAAAAATTGCTCTTTATTAACGGGCTGTGTAAAGTCGATAAAGATCGCTAAGATCCACTAGGATGTACAAAGCTGCCGCGCGATCGCTTCTCCGTGAACGCGGATGATGTATCGCGATTGCAGGCTTCGGTTTCGCAACGCGGATCGACCGTTCCGTCCTCGGACATCCGGGTGGCGAGCGGCCCTCGATCAATTGTTATACGCCGTAGCTGGCATTTAGCCGCGCGACTCGCGTCTGCACTGTTGCCGCATTAATTTGGTACGGTGCGTTGCTGTAGGATAGCTCGCGGAAAAGAAGTTGCGCAAGCCTATGCCGCTCATGCCTCGTACCACCGGCGCAGCGCCTATACAGGCTGATCCTAGCGATTGGGCCATGAATATCTAGTTCTATGAATACTCGTTCCGACTGCGGTTACGaacaatgaaagaaatatcgcGTGTAATCGATGGTtcgtaacataaaatattcaccGATATCATTTCCGtggaaaatatcgaatttagAATTTCCGATAGATAAAACGACTCTCCGTTCAAGTTGTTGCGCcaactattgggttggcaactaagtgattgcgtattttgtcaataccacctaatgacaaaatcacTCAATTACCAAACCAATGCTTGTTCGATAATCCGTGAAAATCCGTGGCCCGATAATAACGATCGATCTCGTACTCGTTTAAGAGAAGGCGAATAAACTATCACGCGATTAGAGGAAAATGAAACGGTGATAGACCCGGCTATTAGAATCTCGCTATACACACAATATTCATGCGCAACGTCCCCGGTCTTTACGTTCTCCCTTCTCTGTTTCACAGTGTATGCCTGTCTATCTTCTAGTTTCTCCATCCTTATTCCGTCTCTGTCTAAGGCACGGTTTCTCCTTCGTTCAGAGATTCAAGGGAGTCGATCTGCGTCGATCGTGCTCTCTGTTTCTATCCCACTGTCTCCAAGAGTGTACGGTTGATCGTTGTGCCGGCTAGCTTCGCTACGGTGAATTTATACACGGCCACGGTGCGTTCCCACGCCTAGAACATGCGAAAGAACACTAGCTCTTCGGCCTAATGCCCGCGTTGGTGCCGATCCTATTTCACTGGCCCGTCGCCTAAGAAAACGCGGAAAATCTGGGACACGGCGTCGCGGTATGCGCCATTGTCCCGCGATTTTATGGGATTCGATCTCTGGGTGCACCACATCGACGGCCCGATGAATtttctttatgaaaaattccacTGCTATTCGTCTAATTTGTATTAATACGGTTATTCGGTTAGATCAGTtgataaattgtattttaatagcTTGTGATACAAAAAGAACGTATCTCTCTCTAAAGTTTCATACTTTATATATCGTGATCATTCAAAAATGTTGGTACTATCTTTAGATGAAAAATAGAttcgtaatatttataatttcgttgGATTGGATATTAAAACTTCGTTCGAATAAATGGTATTCGTATAAACGAAGCTCtatcgtataaaaaaataaaacacagGGCAAATGGATTCCACCGACTGagcaaaatttcaattctatttTCCAGGTGATTCCCCGAACTCAAGGATGCGGTGGGCAAGGAGACACGCCAGCTACCATCACTGAAATCCACCTTCTACCACCTGAAACTTGCGACTGCCAGCCTAACAAGGCCACCTCGAATTCGATCCAAAAACAGAAACCACCACGAGGACGAAGTACCAAATCTACTCCATGGATCTAACGGAGGCATTCGCCCCAGGAGGGGGTGGGGAAGATCTGCCAAAGACCGACTTCTTCGACTTCGTCGTCTCTCCGCCACCGCACTGTGCCTCCACGGACGGCGTGTCCGACGAAGAAAGCTTCCTGCATCGTACCACCTGCAGAAGCATCGGCTACCTCCAGCAAGGTCACGAGGAACACGAAACTAATCGCGAATTGCACAACTCGCCGTTCATCAAAGAAACCAACAACAACACTCTGACAGCACTACCCCCAGTCTCAACGATTACTGGCTCCCTCAGCCACCATCACCACCATCACCACGTGAGGACGCACCATAGCGCCTGCAACGTTCAACAGAGCAACGAGCAAACACCGATGGATCAGTCGGATTGTGATTATTGGGGCACGGACGAGAGCAAAGAGCAGACCTGTAATATACTCTTGGAAGACCTGAACAAGTACTGCTGGTCGGCCCACGCTAATGCTCAGAGCCACGGGAATGATAACGTGAGCGTCCATCAAGGTTCTAACGAGCATCATCAAGGAGTAGGTCGAGGATGCTCAGCCAACGACAGACAAAATACGGACGGCGCGATTTACACGTTGACAGTGTTGAACAACGAAGCCAACTCTATGGATGCATTAGATTGTTGCAAGAGTCCAGCGCCCACGTCCAGTGATTCTTGGTCTCTGCGACCCAATCTAGACCTGGACGCTATACTGAGCATGGAACCTGCGTCTACCGAGCAGGAACACGATCAGACCAGTAGCGTGACCGAAGTGTCGCGGACAGTCAACGACAGGTTTCATCCAGATCGTTTCTCTGTTGCATCCTCCCAATATGCTACAGACGACAGCGGATTTGTCGAAAGTAAGGAATTATGCGGTCGAGGATCATCCAGTGGAGGTAATTGCACAGGAGGCGACAATAACAACGATTGGAAGCTTTCTGATCAGAATCTGCAGGAAGCTGCGGCCGCGGCTGCGGCTGCTGTCGCGGTTGGTGCAGGTGACTCGGCAGAGAGTCTTCTGAGAAGCGCTCTTCAAGGAAAATTGTACACAGGTCCGACCCAAGTAGTTTCGTCTTCCTCGCCGTCTACTCAAGGATCCACTATATCCATGCCTGTGACGAGCAACGCTGGGTTGCAGATAGTGTCCGACCAACAAccgcagcaacagcaacaacagcctCAACAACAGCAGccgcagcaacaacagcaggATGAATCTATGCATACTTGTACCGATGAAGATCTGTTGCTGTCCCAGTTAGACCAAACGACCTATCGTCCCGGTGATTACGAGAAGCTGAAGAGCATAGCCAACGAAGTGGTAGAGTCGTACTGCAGTTTGGAGCCCGTTTGCAACGTGTCTGCGACGACAACGGTTATGTACACGCTGGATCCAACCAGTGGGAGTCTGGGAACGATAACTCTTCCCGCAGATCTGGGTCAAGTTAGCACGGTTACAGTAGTAACAGCAGCTCAGCAGGATGTTCTACAGCAACAAGCTGCTCCTCGAACCGAAGTGGAGCAACAACAGTCCACCAATCAGCTTCAAATAACTCCGTCCAGAGTGGTTACAACTAAAGCTCCGAAAAAGTACTGTCGACGTACCAACAGAAACAGCAGCAACTCGAACGCAGCCAGCAACGGCAGCAGTGGCTCAGAGACCGGTGGAAGCACCAGTGGAACGCAGCAAGGCGCTTCCGGCGGTTCTCCAGGCAGCGTCCAACGCAAGGAACGTTCGCTGCACTATTGCAGTATCTGTAGCAAAGGCTTCAAGGACAAATACAGCGTCAACGTTCACATCAGAACTCATACCGGCGAGAAGCCTTTCGCCTGTTCCTTATGTGGCAAGAGTTTCCGACAGAAGGCGCACTTGGCAAAGCACTATCAGACCCACGTGACGCAGAAGCCCAGTGTCCAGCAGCAAGCGACCGGTAGTAGCACCAGCAACAGCGGAAACAGTGGGAATCCCAGTCCATCCGGCGAAACGAGTAGCTCGACGACGAGCAGCGTGACAAATAGGAGTCAACCGCACCAAGTGTCTGTCGATCCAGCGGGGACCGCTTGTAATCCACCCAGTTAGTTGCATTGGGAGGACCAGACGGCCCACACCCGGTTCCCAGTGTCCAGTTGGACGCGTTCGATCGTTGCTACTCCATTCTCTATTCCCGGTGGCACGGTGCGGATTTTGCACGACGGTGATGGTCAACGAAGGATACACCGTGCGAGTCTTCCTCTATTACTATTCACTTCTACGtatctctctttctgtctcttTAATTCTTGCTCTTCCCTACCCTcgtttctctgtctctctgttTCTTCATACTCTCCGATTACGATCTTCGTTCACTCGGAGAGATCGCGCGGGAATGATTTACGACCAGACAGGTCGCGGAACCCCCGGCACAGAGCGAACCATGACCAAGGATCGCGAGATTGGCCAACGTCCATGGACTAATTTTTTGACAGGCGTCTCGCGATCTCGTCTTAGAGAGAATTTCCTGCCGATTGGGAAAACGATCCGGGATATTTATTCGAGCTGCACACGGCGGTGCTCATGATGAGTTACGCCAGATAGAGCGAACTGGTAGCCGCTGGTAGCTGATCCTCGTAAAACGCATGAGCTTCAGCCAGCTACGCCGCGGAACGCTCCCTCGAACGCTTTCCTTTCTAGGCGTTTCCGATATCGCGTGTGGTCGTTGCAAAAGATATAGCGATATCGTAAATTTGCAAAGAAATAGAAGTTTATGGACTTCGAGAATCGAGTAATTTGAGACGTTTTGAGAAACTGTTCGAGGACACTTTGAGAGAGGATCTAGAGCTTCAGTTAGGGTCTAGCGACGTCAAGTCGTTGTCAATAGCAGCTTTTCCTTTGCTGCATATTTTCAAAGATCTGTTTTCTGAAATAGAAGATTACATCTATAGTGATCTATATAAGTTGAAATGAAAACCCATAGCCGAGATTGTGTATCGAAACTAAACTTAACTTGTGTTATACggatttttctaattaacaCATGTAAgcatttgtttattttcacGTTATGTTTGTTAAGCATTAACTTATTCCGAATTTATATTCCGCGAGCTAGGATTTTATCACATCGTTGCATCTACTAACGATGATCAAAGAAGACTAggataatttaaaacaaaggAGGTTCTTGTAATCgatgaatttatattctgcAAACTCAGGTTTTATAACACGTCGTTAAATTTAACAACGATGATAGAAATTGCATTTGAGAAACACGTGTCGGTACCACCGTCTAACCGAATCTAACGTTTCATTTTACGACCTCGCTATATCTCTTGCAGGCACCGTACCCTTGTCTCACGCGTAACAACGTTTTCTTAATCGAATGCCGTCCTTAGAATCGCGATCGAATCGCGTGTCGTGAATTTATCCGCTGGAGAACGAAGCTTCTGGCGACTTCCATAGCTGTTCCATGCGCCGATATAAATTTCTGGATGTATCATTCGATTTTTCTAACGAATACGATCTGTGAATAGTGCACGCGCCCGGAAACTCGCATTGGTGATGCTCGTTACGAAACGTGTTATTCCGGTCGATAAGTTCACGATGATTAGGTTAAGCAGGCGAGCATAGATCgccatttatttttttattctcataattaattattcctcGTTCGATATCGATTGATCCAGGTCGTTTAACGTGTCTTAAAAGAAACAGTGGAAGAAAATGACGGGAAATGTAAAAGtataagagaaaaagagagacgaATAAACGTGTGAAaacgcgagaaagagagaacgtCGAAGGATTTAAGTAACGCGATGGGTGGGGGAAGTCTACTAAACGATCTTGAGCGATCAATTGATTTCAAACGAGCTATAGTCGAATCGTCGATCGACGGTGGTTCAACGCGAAACGACTTTGTGAAAATTGTTGTTCCTAAAACGACTTGTTTGCTGTTTCAAACGAGAgagcgagaaaagaaaaaaaaaaaaaagaaaaaaagaaaacgaccACGTCGACGATGATCGTACACGATGAtgatcgatatttaaaataccgCTACGAGATATTAACGTTGAAGATATTTTACAGAGaagattctttttcttcttctttttattctcctCCTTCTTCTACTTTCTTTCTCACCTCTTTTTTTCCGTCaccttttgtttttctttttttttttatatatatatatatgtatacacacaGAGACATATAGTAGACTATAGCGGATGTAACGTAGAAATCGGTAAGTATCAGAGTATCGAGAGAGAGATATATAAGAGTTTAGAAGTAATTAGTAGCACGAGCTGTGATTTAGATACATACTCAACGCGCGAGACCACGCTCGTCGCTGGTTTAACCTGGCGATCGCGTGTCCCGCCGTCTGTTATTCGTAAGAGAGTGAAAGCGAAACGTTCGACGCACGATTTTGCGAAGAATTTAACCTTCGAAACACTCTTAAAAAGCCTGATCGGTTCACACGAGCCTCGTTCGGATCCCACGGAAATTCACCTTTCAGCTCTGTAAAGCTTCAAAGCGTTTCTATCGCGAATTCTCAACTATGCAAAATACGCCGCACTCGTTTCATTCGTTCGATAGATGTTCGAAACCGAAGCTGCCTCTGACATTCCGCATCATCAGAAAAACTTTCTTCCCCTTTTAtagtaaatttcattttccatttcttttctttcgcggTTACTTCTTTGACCTTGCAGCTAATGGACGAATACTTTTTTCTCGCTCAAAAGTTTATTGATTCGTGGATCGTATCTGTCCACTCTGTTAATACGTTTCTCGTTTAAACGTAAGAACCGCACTCCGTACAAAATCAATTGGCCGAAGACTGTTTATTCGTATCGAGTTGTAAATAACGTTGGGAACGATCCTTTCTGAAGTTTTATCTCTTCGTGGTCGATACGTTCGCGCACCCttgaatttcttataaatacagaaaaattctCGATATACTGTGCAATCGACGATGAAAACCGTCGTCAAGATATGGCAGGCGAAGGAGCAAAAAATCGAAGAGAGGAAACGAAACCAAAATAATTCACAAAGTAAAACGAATTACGAATTCGTCCCAACTTACAGTTAATAGTCTCGAGTAAGCAATTGATTTTGGACGAACAGTACGGCAATTCTTCCGCCGGTTCTTATCTTGATCCTCGTTACCAGTGGCTCAGAGAAGATAACTCCGAAAGAAAAGACAGGAAGAACAGGCTCGGCTATCAAGCAGACTTTTCAGCTGGAAACTGCCTTTGACCTTTCAACGATCGTTTCCCACGACTACATTTCCCTGCCGAATCGTTAAGCGGCCAAGCAATTAACGACCGTTTAATCGGCGCGGTTCCCTTGGTGTTCAAAGTCGCGTTGCTCATTGTCCTTTCGTGTTCACAGCCGTAAATCCTGTTCACTACCACGATGAGATACAAGCTCTTgtctaatttatatttcaaagcctctttattttgtaataattcgtagagtaatttttatttggctATTTATTGTAATGGTAATCAATCATTGGTTGTTATCTAGTTTTGGAGATTGAATAAAGTTTTAATACGAAACTGttacaattttccaatttctttcACTGTATCAATCTTCTCGTTGATTAGTTCTATATTCGTAAAGCATATTTCATCACCTGACGATGCATACAGCAACATAGTACGCGACGATTTTGTCGATGCTGTGCTGTAGCTTTTCGAACCTAAAGAAAACTCTTCATTGGAATATTTATACCGATTTCTAGATGCAAAATATCTGTACGAGCAGCGAAACGATCCAACGCACAAGCCACTACGTTTGTTATTACGTTGCCGATCTATCGCTACGATTTGCACAatcataattttcaaatttagcGGTTCAAGCCACCGAACAATTGAGAACTCTTCTGCCGATTAATCTTAATTGATCGGTAACTCTTCGAAACGAATCAACATTTTGTTCGCAGTTAAGTCGATACTAAAGTACACGGTATTTTCTTACTCTTCTATCATTACATTGAAAGCTAACAGCGTCTCGTGACATGCAACAAACTTGATCGTTTTGCGCGAAGCTGTTGAAGCATAGGTGACTCGATAATCCCGTCTCGCTATATGGTGTGCACCATACAGTTTGGTGAATTCATCAGTAAGAAAGAATTCCTCGTAGctgtttcaattaataataatgattgaCAGAAGCCTGAAGAGCAAGCTCTTAAAATCTCCGCCCTTGCCATAATTACGAGAACTTGTAGTTGCTGAGTTACAAATTTCCACGCAGAAGCTTCCAACCACCAGAATGTGATATCCGTATAATGTCTTTGAACTAAAGTAAGCAAGCAATAAAGCAGGATGACGTAAACTAGGCAAGAACTTACCGCTCATCCTGGTGTATATCGTCGTCCTTTTTCTCCATCCTGCTTTTCCTATGAATATTCTCGGCGtgcatctttttctctagttCTTACGCCATTGTGACGAGACGACGCGATGCCAGAAACGAGGCTGTCTTCGTTCGTATCGCGTTTTATCTTCGCTCGTAAACTTCGATTTCCAATTAACGATGTGCCGTTCACGATCCAAGGACGAGACGGTGTGAATTTCTTCTTCGGCCGAGTTGGCGAACCGAGTTCACGGGATAGCAACATAGATTCCGCCGTACGGATTATTGAATCCATTTGGAATTTTCActgtagagagagagagatttaaTTGAGCTTTTTCGATGTAAAGAAGTGGATCCGATTGGTGGTGAATGGCAATGATCGTTCGAGGGGAAAATGAGGTGGGAAATTGTTGGACATGCTTTAGTGGAGCAATTTCAACCCTTTCGTTATGGGAACGTTAAAAGGACAGCTAGTGTTGCGAAATAGAATTATACAAGACGCTGTGGTTGTTCGTTGGAATAATGGGAATGTATATCTTTTCTGAATTGCCTTTACGAAATTTATCTTGATAGCTTCAAGGCGTGTTGCCAAATTACTTGCAAATTAGCTAGCGTAAAATCTTTCTGGtcttttaatattagaatataccccttcaaattgcaaaaataGACCGGTTTAGCGATTAATATAATTCAGCTGTAGGCAAGTTTATAAATTGCGAACTCTGCCTGCTGCTAACCGTTTGCCAACCGAAACGTGTTAGAAACGTTTGATGTTTGAGCGAAATTGCGTCACATTTTCGTGACCGTTCGGTAACGTTTTCTTTCGCGAacgtcgatgaaatttttacgGGCCGATTCGTCGAAACATCGACTCCCTAGAAACCGTATAGAAATCGTATCTGATCGAACAACGATATCATCGTTGCACACGAAACACGGAATCGCAATCCTTTAGGGTATGAATTTCGGtattaacgaagaaaagaaactcgTTAACCTGAACGTGAAGTTGATATTATCATTGTGTATTAGCAAGGTAGGAAAAATATATGACAGGTTATAGAAGTAAAATGGTTTGTACAGGACATTTGTTGCAGCGCATGAGGATAAAAGGTTTACTACCTTTTAATGAAATCACCAGGCTATAAATCTAAATTACCTATTAAAAAAGCATGGCAATAATATATTCTACTATTTACTACGTGTACTACCACGTACACTCGCTATTTAGATATCATTAGCCGTCTTAACGTTACAAGTCTCTTTCTAACGTTAGCACCGCTTTTAATCTGATTTAATAGACATACTAATCGCAGTGGAAAATTTTGCATTGTCCGACAAATTTTATCATCCTATCAGCTATATAATAGTTTGTGCAGTCTTTTTATAGTGCACCGACGCAGTAGCAAAAAGTGCAATtacactttctttttttttttttaaatagaaccctacaatttttctttcgtaaattcaatttattaaatcgatTCCCCGTATCATCCTGCGTACAAAAGATAATAATAGGCTTCTGATGTAGAAATGAACTTTCAAAGAAGCAAAGGTCAGCTGACTAACGGATACCGTGCAACGTATTTAGAGAAACGACTATTGCGTTGGCGTTTACGATAAATAACGATGTCGTGAGAAGGAGATATCCAACAATGTTGTTGCAGAATTTTATAAAGGCAcgactttttaattttgattcgTTTAGACAGGTGGTTATACGAAGCTTCGTATGATTTCAACAACGATCCATTTTCATAGTTTACTAAATTACCAAGCAAcctaattttctaaatatccgGTACATTGACGATCAAAGGGTTCTCCTGTTTGTATAATCAATTCGTATTctacgaaaatttatttttctttcatttctttctttcattctaaGGTAACTTTGGTTTCAAGATTATCGTAAAGTACACGTGAACCGcttacgaaatttaattacttgcGAGTAATTATAAACGTTTAGAAAATTAGTACTTCCCCTTGGCATTCTCGTTTtacaattattcaattttcgtttcctttttcgcAACCAGCTTAATAACCACTTTCATAATGTTTCACGAGACCGACCATAAAAGATTTAcatttattctatataatttgaATGAATATTTCACGAAACTTTCTATTAATTACAGCAACAATAGCCTACTCAGAAATCGATATTAGAATTACAAATCTACGAGTTCTCACTGCCTAAGgtaaatagaataataaatttaaaaaagctgAAAATTTATTCACCATCATTCGTATGacggtaatttttttttttttcaatttatttcttcaaaatattctATGCTATAAGATCTATACTAAATCTACGAGAAATCTTCACCTtccaaataaatacaatatcgatatagaaaaaattagaTTTCCATCTAAAATCACTGGCACGACTAAAATATTAACGcgatatttctaacaaatttctattctttttcaaaatatcttaTCCTAAGCAAACTGAACAAGCGTTACGAAACCTAGTtaattttcacgaaatttACCTATCATTTGAACAATTTCCCATTACACACCGCGTTTCACGGTGACTATGACTTTTACGAACTCTTACGGACATAAAGAAAAACCgtgatttttagaaaatttaccACGTCGTTTACGATCGTCGCTGTTTCGCAAACGACACTGTGCAA
Above is a genomic segment from Bombus fervidus isolate BK054 chromosome 4, iyBomFerv1, whole genome shotgun sequence containing:
- the LOC139986507 gene encoding uncharacterized protein, whose product is MDLTEAFAPGGGGEDLPKTDFFDFVVSPPPHCASTDGVSDEESFLHRTTCRSIGYLQQGHEEHETNRELHNSPFIKETNNNTLTALPPVSTITGSLSHHHHHHHVRTHHSACNVQQSNEQTPMDQSDCDYWGTDESKEQTCNILLEDLNKYCWSAHANAQSHGNDNVSVHQGSNEHHQGVGRGCSANDRQNTDGAIYTLTVLNNEANSMDALDCCKSPAPTSSDSWSLRPNLDLDAILSMEPASTEQEHDQTSSVTEVSRTVNDRFHPDRFSVASSQYATDDSGFVESKELCGRGSSSGGNCTGGDNNNDWKLSDQNLQEAAAAAAAAVAVGAGDSAESLLRSALQGKLYTGPTQVVSSSSPSTQGSTISMPVTSNAGLQIVSDQQPQQQQQQPQQQQPQQQQQDESMHTCTDEDLLLSQLDQTTYRPGDYEKLKSIANEVVESYCSLEPVCNVSATTTVMYTLDPTSGSLGTITLPADLGQVSTVTVVTAAQQDVLQQQAAPRTEVEQQQSTNQLQITPSRVVTTKAPKKYCRRTNRNSSNSNAASNGSSGSETGGSTSGTQQGASGGSPGSVQRKERSLHYCSICSKGFKDKYSVNVHIRTHTGEKPFACSLCGKSFRQKAHLAKHYQTHVTQKPSVQQQATGSSTSNSGNSGNPSPSGETSSSTTSSVTNRSQPHQVSVDPAGTACNPPS